A single window of Macaca mulatta isolate MMU2019108-1 chromosome 9, T2T-MMU8v2.0, whole genome shotgun sequence DNA harbors:
- the MRPL43 gene encoding large ribosomal subunit protein mL43, producing MTARGTPSRFLASVLHNGLGRYVQQLQRLSFSVSRDGASSRGAREFVEREVIDFARRNPGVVIYVNSRPCCVPRVVAEYLNGSVREESIHCKSVEEISTLVQKLANQSGLDVIRIRKPFHTDNPSIQGQWHPFTNKPTTFRELCPREVQDPAPAQCLLLGAVTL from the exons ATGACTGCGCGCGGGACTCCGAGCCGCTTCTTGGCCAGTGTTCTGCACAACGGACTGGGTCGCTACGTGCAGCAGCTACAGCGTCTGAGCTTCAGCGTCAGCCGCGACGGCGCCTCGTCTCGCGGCGCCAG GGAGTTCGTGGAGCGGGAGGTGATCGACTTCGCCCGACGGAACCCAGGGGTCGTAATATATGTGAACTCGCGTCCGTGCTGCGTGCCCAGAGTAGTGGCCGAATACC TTAACGGGTCTGTGCGCGAGGAGAGCATCCACTGCAAGTCGGTCGAGGAGATCTCGACGCTGGTGCAGAAGCTGGCCAACCAGTCGGGTTTGGACGTGATCCGCATCCGCAAGCCCTTCCACACCGACAACCCTAGCATCCAGGGCCAGTGGCACCCCTTCACCAACAAGCCGACCACTTTCCGCGAGCTATGCCCCCGAGAGGTTCAGGATCCTGCCCCAGCCCAG TGCCTGCTTCTAGGGGCAGTGACCTTGTGA
- the TWNK gene encoding twinkle mtDNA helicase — MWARLRGGYPLRILLPLRGEWMGRRGLPRNLAPGPPRRRYGKETLQALEMPVLPVTATEIRQYLRGHGIPFQDGHSCLRTPSPFAESSQLKDQTGVTTSFSLFIDKTTGRFLCMTSLAEGSWEDFQASVEGRGDGAKEGLLLSKAPEFEDSEEVRRIWNRAVPLWELPDQEEVQLADTMFGLTKVTDDTLKRFSVRYLRPARSLVFPWFSPGGSGLRGLKLLEAKCQGDGVSYEETTIPRPSAYHNLFGLPLITRRDAEVVLTSRELDSLALNQSTGLPTLTLPRGTTCLPPSLLPYLEQFRRIVFWLGDDLRSWEAAKLFARKLNPKRCFLVRPGDQQPRPLEALNRGFNLSRILRTALPAWHKSIVSFRQLREEVLGELSNVEQVAGLRWSRFPDLNRILKGHRKGELTVFTGPTGSGKTTFISEYALDLCSQGVNTLWGSFEISNVRLARVMLTQFAEGRLEDQLDKYDHWADRFEDLPLYFMTFHGQQSIRTVIDTMQHAVYIYDICHVVIDNLQFMMGHEQLSTDRIAAQDYIVGVFRKFATDNNCHVTLVIHPRKEDDDKELQTASIFGSAKASQEADNVLILQDRKLVTGPGKRYLQVSKNRFDGDVGVFPLEFNKNSLTFSIPPKNKARLKKIKDDTGSVAKKPSSGKKGATPQNSEICSGQVPTPKQPDTSKRSK; from the exons ATGTGGGCCCGCCTCAGAGGTGGGTACCCCCTCCGTATCTTGCTACCCCTGCGTGGGGAGTGGATGGGTCGGAGGGGCCTGCCCCGAAACTTGGCCCCAGGCCCTCCTCGCAGAAGATACGGGAAGGAGACTCTCCAAGCCTTGGAGATGCCAGTGTTGCCTGTAACTGCAACCGAAATCCGCCAGTATTTGCGGGGGCATGGGATCCCCTTCCAGGATGGCCACAGTTGCCTGCGGACACCGAGCCCCTTTGCAGAGTCTTCGCAGCTCAAAGACCAGACTGGTGTTACCACTTCCTTCAGCCTCTTCATTGACAAGACCACAGGCCGCTTTCTCTGCATGACCAGCCTAGCAGAGGGGAGCTGGGAGGACTTCCAGGCCAGCGTGGAGGGGCGAGGGGATGGGGCCAAGGAGGGTCTTCTGCTTAGTAAGGCTCCAGAATTTGAGGACAGCGAGGAGGTCCGGAGGATCTGGAACCGAGCAGTACCTCTCTGGGAGCTGCCTGATCAGGAAGAGGTTCAGCTGGCTGATACAATGTTTGGCCTTACCAAGGTTACAGATGACACACTCAAGCGTTTCAGTGTGCGATATCTGCGACCTGCTCGCAGTCTTGTCTTCCCTTGGTTCTCCCCTGGGGGCTCAGGATTACGAGGTCTGAAGCTACTAGAGGCTAAATGCCAGGGGGATGGAGTGAGCTATGAGGAAACCACTATTCCCCGACCCAGTGCCTACCACAATCTGTTTGGATTACCACTGATTACTCGTAGAGATGCTGAGGTGGTACTGACCAGTCGTGAGCTTGACAGCCTGGCCTTGAACCAGTCCACGGGGCTGCCTACCCTTACTCTACCCCGAGGAACGACCTGTTTACCCCCTTCCTTACTCCCTTACCTGGAACAGTTCCGGCGGATTGTATTCTGGTTGGGGGATGACCTTCGGTCCTGGGAAGCGGCCAAGTTGTTTGCACGAAAACTGAACCCCAAACGATGCTTCTTGGTGCGGCCAGGAGACCAGCAGCCCCGTCCCCTGGAGGCCCTGAACAGAGGCTTCAATCTTTCTCGTATTCTTCGTACCGCCCTGCCTGCCTGGCACAAGTCCATCGTGTCTTTCCGGCAGCTTCGGGAGGAGGTGCTAGGAGAACTGTCAAATGTGGAGCAAGTAGCTGGCCTCCGCTGGAGCCGCTTCCCAGACCTCAATCGTATCTTGAAGGGACATCGAAAGGGTGAACTGACGGTCTTCACAG GGCCAACAGGCAGTGGAAAGACGACATTCATCAGTGAGTATGCCCTGGATTTGTGTTCCCAGGGGGTGAACACACTGTGGGGTAGCTTCGAGATCAGTAATGTGAGACTAGCCCGGGTCATGCTTACACAGTTTGCCGAGGGGCGGCTGGAAGATCAATTGGACAAATACGATCACTGGGCTGACCGCTTTGAGGACCTGCCCCTCTATTTCATGACTTTCCATGGACAGCAGAGCATCAG GACTGTAATAGATACAATGCAACATGCAGTCTACATCTATGACATTTGTCATGTGGTCATCGACAACCTGCAGTTCATGATGGGTCACGAGCAGCTGTCCACAGACAG GATCGCAGCTCAAGACTACATCGTCGGGGTCTTTCGGAAGTTTGCGACAGACAATAACTGCCATGTGACGCTGGTCATTCACCCCCGGAAAGAGGATGATGACAAGGAACTACAGACAGCATCCATTTTTGGCTCAGCCAAA GCAAGCCAGGAAGCAGACAATGTTCTGATCCTGCAGGACAGGAAGCTGGTAACTGGACCAGGGAAACGGTATCTGCAGGTGTCCAAGAACCGCTTTGATGGAGATGTAGGTGTCTTCCCACTTGAGTTCAACAAGAACTCCCTCACCTTCTCCATTCCACCAAAGAACAAGGCCCGGCTCAAGAAGATCAAGGATGACACTGGATCGGTGGCCAAAAAGCCCTCTTCTGGCAAAAAGGGGGCTACGCCACAGAACTCTGAGATTTGCTCAGGCCAGGTCCCCACTCCCAAACAGCCAGACACCTCCAAGCGTTCAAAGTGA
- the TWNK gene encoding twinkle mtDNA helicase isoform X1, which produces MWARLRGGYPLRILLPLRGEWMGRRGLPRNLAPGPPRRRYGKETLQALEMPVLPVTATEIRQYLRGHGIPFQDGHSCLRTPSPFAESSQLKDQTGVTTSFSLFIDKTTGRFLCMTSLAEGSWEDFQASVEGRGDGAKEGLLLSKAPEFEDSEEVRRIWNRAVPLWELPDQEEVQLADTMFGLTKVTDDTLKRFSVRYLRPARSLVFPWFSPGGSGLRGLKLLEAKCQGDGVSYEETTIPRPSAYHNLFGLPLITRRDAEVVLTSRELDSLALNQSTGLPTLTLPRGTTCLPPSLLPYLEQFRRIVFWLGDDLRSWEAAKLFARKLNPKRCFLVRPGDQQPRPLEALNRGFNLSRILRTALPAWHKSIVSFRQLREEVLGELSNVEQVAGLRWSRFPDLNRILKGHRKGELTVFTGPTGSGKTTFISEYALDLCSQGVNTLWGSFEISNVRLARVMLTQFAEGRLEDQLDKYDHWADRFEDLPLYFMTFHGQQSIRTVIDTMQHAVYIYDICHVVIDNLQFMMGHEQLSTDRIAAQDYIVGVFRKFATDNNCHVTLVIHPRKEDDDKELQTASIFGSAKVSGL; this is translated from the exons ATGTGGGCCCGCCTCAGAGGTGGGTACCCCCTCCGTATCTTGCTACCCCTGCGTGGGGAGTGGATGGGTCGGAGGGGCCTGCCCCGAAACTTGGCCCCAGGCCCTCCTCGCAGAAGATACGGGAAGGAGACTCTCCAAGCCTTGGAGATGCCAGTGTTGCCTGTAACTGCAACCGAAATCCGCCAGTATTTGCGGGGGCATGGGATCCCCTTCCAGGATGGCCACAGTTGCCTGCGGACACCGAGCCCCTTTGCAGAGTCTTCGCAGCTCAAAGACCAGACTGGTGTTACCACTTCCTTCAGCCTCTTCATTGACAAGACCACAGGCCGCTTTCTCTGCATGACCAGCCTAGCAGAGGGGAGCTGGGAGGACTTCCAGGCCAGCGTGGAGGGGCGAGGGGATGGGGCCAAGGAGGGTCTTCTGCTTAGTAAGGCTCCAGAATTTGAGGACAGCGAGGAGGTCCGGAGGATCTGGAACCGAGCAGTACCTCTCTGGGAGCTGCCTGATCAGGAAGAGGTTCAGCTGGCTGATACAATGTTTGGCCTTACCAAGGTTACAGATGACACACTCAAGCGTTTCAGTGTGCGATATCTGCGACCTGCTCGCAGTCTTGTCTTCCCTTGGTTCTCCCCTGGGGGCTCAGGATTACGAGGTCTGAAGCTACTAGAGGCTAAATGCCAGGGGGATGGAGTGAGCTATGAGGAAACCACTATTCCCCGACCCAGTGCCTACCACAATCTGTTTGGATTACCACTGATTACTCGTAGAGATGCTGAGGTGGTACTGACCAGTCGTGAGCTTGACAGCCTGGCCTTGAACCAGTCCACGGGGCTGCCTACCCTTACTCTACCCCGAGGAACGACCTGTTTACCCCCTTCCTTACTCCCTTACCTGGAACAGTTCCGGCGGATTGTATTCTGGTTGGGGGATGACCTTCGGTCCTGGGAAGCGGCCAAGTTGTTTGCACGAAAACTGAACCCCAAACGATGCTTCTTGGTGCGGCCAGGAGACCAGCAGCCCCGTCCCCTGGAGGCCCTGAACAGAGGCTTCAATCTTTCTCGTATTCTTCGTACCGCCCTGCCTGCCTGGCACAAGTCCATCGTGTCTTTCCGGCAGCTTCGGGAGGAGGTGCTAGGAGAACTGTCAAATGTGGAGCAAGTAGCTGGCCTCCGCTGGAGCCGCTTCCCAGACCTCAATCGTATCTTGAAGGGACATCGAAAGGGTGAACTGACGGTCTTCACAG GGCCAACAGGCAGTGGAAAGACGACATTCATCAGTGAGTATGCCCTGGATTTGTGTTCCCAGGGGGTGAACACACTGTGGGGTAGCTTCGAGATCAGTAATGTGAGACTAGCCCGGGTCATGCTTACACAGTTTGCCGAGGGGCGGCTGGAAGATCAATTGGACAAATACGATCACTGGGCTGACCGCTTTGAGGACCTGCCCCTCTATTTCATGACTTTCCATGGACAGCAGAGCATCAG GACTGTAATAGATACAATGCAACATGCAGTCTACATCTATGACATTTGTCATGTGGTCATCGACAACCTGCAGTTCATGATGGGTCACGAGCAGCTGTCCACAGACAG GATCGCAGCTCAAGACTACATCGTCGGGGTCTTTCGGAAGTTTGCGACAGACAATAACTGCCATGTGACGCTGGTCATTCACCCCCGGAAAGAGGATGATGACAAGGAACTACAGACAGCATCCATTTTTGGCTCAGCCAAAGTGAGTGGCCTTTAG
- the TWNK gene encoding twinkle mtDNA helicase isoform X2, whose protein sequence is MLTQFAEGRLEDQLDKYDHWADRFEDLPLYFMTFHGQQSIRTVIDTMQHAVYIYDICHVVIDNLQFMMGHEQLSTDRIAAQDYIVGVFRKFATDNNCHVTLVIHPRKEDDDKELQTASIFGSAKASQEADNVLILQDRKLVTGPGKRYLQVSKNRFDGDVGVFPLEFNKNSLTFSIPPKNKARLKKIKDDTGSVAKKPSSGKKGATPQNSEICSGQVPTPKQPDTSKRSK, encoded by the exons ATGCTTACACAGTTTGCCGAGGGGCGGCTGGAAGATCAATTGGACAAATACGATCACTGGGCTGACCGCTTTGAGGACCTGCCCCTCTATTTCATGACTTTCCATGGACAGCAGAGCATCAG GACTGTAATAGATACAATGCAACATGCAGTCTACATCTATGACATTTGTCATGTGGTCATCGACAACCTGCAGTTCATGATGGGTCACGAGCAGCTGTCCACAGACAG GATCGCAGCTCAAGACTACATCGTCGGGGTCTTTCGGAAGTTTGCGACAGACAATAACTGCCATGTGACGCTGGTCATTCACCCCCGGAAAGAGGATGATGACAAGGAACTACAGACAGCATCCATTTTTGGCTCAGCCAAA GCAAGCCAGGAAGCAGACAATGTTCTGATCCTGCAGGACAGGAAGCTGGTAACTGGACCAGGGAAACGGTATCTGCAGGTGTCCAAGAACCGCTTTGATGGAGATGTAGGTGTCTTCCCACTTGAGTTCAACAAGAACTCCCTCACCTTCTCCATTCCACCAAAGAACAAGGCCCGGCTCAAGAAGATCAAGGATGACACTGGATCGGTGGCCAAAAAGCCCTCTTCTGGCAAAAAGGGGGCTACGCCACAGAACTCTGAGATTTGCTCAGGCCAGGTCCCCACTCCCAAACAGCCAGACACCTCCAAGCGTTCAAAGTGA
- the TWNK gene encoding twinkle mtDNA helicase isoform X3 — translation MLTQFAEGRLEDQLDKYDHWADRFEDLPLYFMTFHGQQSIRTVIDTMQHAVYIYDICHVVIDNLQFMMGHEQLSTDRIAAQDYIVGVFRKFATDNNCHVTLVIHPRKEDDDKELQTASIFGSAKVSGL, via the exons ATGCTTACACAGTTTGCCGAGGGGCGGCTGGAAGATCAATTGGACAAATACGATCACTGGGCTGACCGCTTTGAGGACCTGCCCCTCTATTTCATGACTTTCCATGGACAGCAGAGCATCAG GACTGTAATAGATACAATGCAACATGCAGTCTACATCTATGACATTTGTCATGTGGTCATCGACAACCTGCAGTTCATGATGGGTCACGAGCAGCTGTCCACAGACAG GATCGCAGCTCAAGACTACATCGTCGGGGTCTTTCGGAAGTTTGCGACAGACAATAACTGCCATGTGACGCTGGTCATTCACCCCCGGAAAGAGGATGATGACAAGGAACTACAGACAGCATCCATTTTTGGCTCAGCCAAAGTGAGTGGCCTTTAG
- the LZTS2 gene encoding leucine zipper putative tumor suppressor 2 isoform X1 — MAIVQTLPVPLEPAPEAATAPQAPAMGSVSSLISGRPCPGGPAPPRHHGPPGPTFFRQQDGLLRGGYEAQEPLCPAVPPRKAVPVTSFTYINEDFRTESPPSPSSDVEDAREQRAHNAHLRGPPPKLIPVSGKLEKNMEKILIRPTAFKPVLPKPRGAPSLPSFMGPRATGLSGSQGSLTQLFGGPASSSSSSSSSSAADKPLAFSGWASGCPSGTLSDSGRNSLSSLPTYSTGGAEPTTSSPGGHLPSHGSGRGALPGPARGVPTGPSHSDSGRSSSSKSTGSLGGRVAAGLLGSGTRASPDSSSCGERSPPPPPPPPSDEALLHCVLEGKLREREAELQQLRDSLDENEATMCQAYEERQRHWQREREALREDCAAQAQRAQRAQQLLQLQVFQLQQEKRQLQDDFAQLLQEREQLERRCATLEREQRELGPRLEETKWEVCQKSGEISLLKQQLKESQAELVQKGSELVALRVALREARATLRVSEGRARGLQEAARARELELEACSQELQRHRQEAERLREKAGQLDAEAAGLREPAVPPATADPFLLAESDEAKVQRAAAGVGGSLRAQVERLRVELQRERRRGEEQRDSFEGERLAWQAEKEQVIRYQKQLQHNYIQMYRRNRQLEQELQQLSLELEARELAELGLAEQAPCICLEEITATEI; from the exons ATGGCCATTGTGCAGACTCTGCCAGTGCCACTGGAGCCTGCTCCTGAAGCTGCCACTGCCCCACAAGCTCCAGCCATGGGCAGTGTGAGCAGCCTTATCTCAGGCCGGCCCTGTCCTGGGGGTCCAGCTCCTCCCCGCCACCACGGCCCTCCTGGGCCCACCTTCTTCCGCCAGCAGGATGGCCTGCTGCGGGGTGGCTATGAGGCACaggagccgctgtgcccagctgTGCCTCCTAGGAAGGCTGTCCCTGTCACCAGCTTCACCTACATCAATGAGGACTTCCGGACAGAGTCACCCCCTAGCCCAAGCAGTGATGTTGAGGATGCCCGAGAGCAGCGGGCACACAATGCCCACCTCCGCGGCCCACCACCGAAGCTCATCCCTGTCTCTGGAAAGCTGGAGAAG AACATGGAGAAGATCCTGATCCGCCCAACAGCCTTCAAGCCAGTGCTGCCCAAACCTCGAGGGGCTCCGTCCCTGCCTAGCTTCATGGGTCCTCGGGCCACCGggctgtctgggagccagggcaGCCTGACACAGCTGTTTGGgggccctgcctcctcctcctcttcttcctcctcctcttcagctGCTGACAAACCCCTGGCATTTAGTGGCTGGGCCAGTGGCTGCCCATCAGGGACGCTATCCGACTCTGGCCGAAACTCACTGTCCAGCCTGCCCACCTACAGCACCGGAGGTGCCGAGCCAACCACCAGCTCCCCAGGCGGGCACCTGCCTTCCCATGGCTCTGGGCGAGGGGCACTGCCTGGGCCAGCCCGAGGGGTCCCTACTGGGCCCTCCCACTCAGACAGTGGCCGGTCCTCCTCCAGCAAGAGCACAGGCTCCCTGGGGGGCCGTGTGGCTGCCGGGCTTTTGGGCAGTGGTACCCGGGCCTCCCCTGACAGCAGCTCCTGTGGGGAGCGCTCACCACCACCCCCGCCTCCACCTCCTTCCGACGAGGCCCTGCTGCACTGTGTCCTGGAAGGAAAGCTCCGAGAGCGGGAGGCAGAGCTTCAGCAGCTGCGGGACAGTCTGGACGAGAATGAGgctaccatgtgccag GCATACGAGGAGCGGCAGCGGCACTGGCAGCGAGAGCGCGAGGCCCTGCGAGAGGACTGTGCAGCCCAGGCACAGCGGGCACAGCGGGCCCAAcagctgctgcagctgcaggTGTTCCAGCTGCAGCAGGAGAAGCGGCAATTGCAGGATGACTTTGCACAGCTGCTGCAGGAGCGTGAACAGCTGGAGCGGCGCTGCGCCACCTTGGAGCGGGAGCAGCGGGAGCTCGGGCCAAGGCTTGAGGAGACCAAGTGGGAG GTGTGCCAGAAATCAGGCGAGATCTCCCTGCTGAAGCAGCAGCTGAAGGAGTCTCAGGCAGAGCTGGTGCAGAAGGGCAGCGAGCTGGTGGCCCTGCGGGTGGCACTGCGGGAGGCCCGTGCTACCCTGCGGGTCAGTGAGGGCCGTGCGCGGGGTCTACAGGAGGCCGCCCGAGCTCGGGAGCTGGAGCTGGAAGCCTGTTCCCAGGAGCTGCAGCGACACCGCCAGGAAGCCGAGCGGCTGCGGGAGAAAGCTGGGCAGTTGGATGCTGAGGCGGCTGGACTCCGGGAGCCCGCTGTGCCACCTGCCACCGCTGACCCATTCCTCCTGGCAGAGAGTGATGAGGCCAAAGTGCAGCGGGCAGCAGCCGGGGTTGGGGGCAGCTTGCGGGCCCAGGTGGAGCGATTGCGGGTGGAGCTGCAGCGGGAGCGGCGGCGGGGTGAGGAGCAGCGGGACAGCTTTGAAGGGGAGCGGCTGGCCTGGCAGGCAGAGAAGGAGCAGGTGATCCGCTACCAGAAGCAGCTGCAGCACAACTACATCCAGATGTACCGGCGCAACCGGCAGCTAGAGCAGGAGCTGCAGCAGCTCAGCCTGGAGCTGGAGGCCCGGGAGCTTGCGGAGCTGGGCCTGGCTGAGCAGGCCCCCTGCATCTGCCTGGAGGAGATCACTGCTACTGAGATCTAG
- the LZTS2 gene encoding leucine zipper putative tumor suppressor 2 isoform X3, with protein sequence MAIVQTLPVPLEPAPEAATAPQAPAMGSVSSLISGRPCPGGPAPPRHHGPPGPTFFRQQDGLLRGGYEAQEPLCPAVPPRKAVPVTSFTYINEDFRTESPPSPSSDVEDAREQRAHNAHLRGPPPKLIPVSGKLEKAYEERQRHWQREREALREDCAAQAQRAQRAQQLLQLQVFQLQQEKRQLQDDFAQLLQEREQLERRCATLEREQRELGPRLEETKWEVCQKSGEISLLKQQLKESQAELVQKGSELVALRVALREARATLRVSEGRARGLQEAARARELELEACSQELQRHRQEAERLREKAGQLDAEAAGLREPAVPPATADPFLLAESDEAKVQRAAAGVGGSLRAQVERLRVELQRERRRGEEQRDSFEGERLAWQAEKEQVIRYQKQLQHNYIQMYRRNRQLEQELQQLSLELEARELAELGLAEQAPCICLEEITATEI encoded by the exons ATGGCCATTGTGCAGACTCTGCCAGTGCCACTGGAGCCTGCTCCTGAAGCTGCCACTGCCCCACAAGCTCCAGCCATGGGCAGTGTGAGCAGCCTTATCTCAGGCCGGCCCTGTCCTGGGGGTCCAGCTCCTCCCCGCCACCACGGCCCTCCTGGGCCCACCTTCTTCCGCCAGCAGGATGGCCTGCTGCGGGGTGGCTATGAGGCACaggagccgctgtgcccagctgTGCCTCCTAGGAAGGCTGTCCCTGTCACCAGCTTCACCTACATCAATGAGGACTTCCGGACAGAGTCACCCCCTAGCCCAAGCAGTGATGTTGAGGATGCCCGAGAGCAGCGGGCACACAATGCCCACCTCCGCGGCCCACCACCGAAGCTCATCCCTGTCTCTGGAAAGCTGGAGAAG GCATACGAGGAGCGGCAGCGGCACTGGCAGCGAGAGCGCGAGGCCCTGCGAGAGGACTGTGCAGCCCAGGCACAGCGGGCACAGCGGGCCCAAcagctgctgcagctgcaggTGTTCCAGCTGCAGCAGGAGAAGCGGCAATTGCAGGATGACTTTGCACAGCTGCTGCAGGAGCGTGAACAGCTGGAGCGGCGCTGCGCCACCTTGGAGCGGGAGCAGCGGGAGCTCGGGCCAAGGCTTGAGGAGACCAAGTGGGAG GTGTGCCAGAAATCAGGCGAGATCTCCCTGCTGAAGCAGCAGCTGAAGGAGTCTCAGGCAGAGCTGGTGCAGAAGGGCAGCGAGCTGGTGGCCCTGCGGGTGGCACTGCGGGAGGCCCGTGCTACCCTGCGGGTCAGTGAGGGCCGTGCGCGGGGTCTACAGGAGGCCGCCCGAGCTCGGGAGCTGGAGCTGGAAGCCTGTTCCCAGGAGCTGCAGCGACACCGCCAGGAAGCCGAGCGGCTGCGGGAGAAAGCTGGGCAGTTGGATGCTGAGGCGGCTGGACTCCGGGAGCCCGCTGTGCCACCTGCCACCGCTGACCCATTCCTCCTGGCAGAGAGTGATGAGGCCAAAGTGCAGCGGGCAGCAGCCGGGGTTGGGGGCAGCTTGCGGGCCCAGGTGGAGCGATTGCGGGTGGAGCTGCAGCGGGAGCGGCGGCGGGGTGAGGAGCAGCGGGACAGCTTTGAAGGGGAGCGGCTGGCCTGGCAGGCAGAGAAGGAGCAGGTGATCCGCTACCAGAAGCAGCTGCAGCACAACTACATCCAGATGTACCGGCGCAACCGGCAGCTAGAGCAGGAGCTGCAGCAGCTCAGCCTGGAGCTGGAGGCCCGGGAGCTTGCGGAGCTGGGCCTGGCTGAGCAGGCCCCCTGCATCTGCCTGGAGGAGATCACTGCTACTGAGATCTAG
- the LZTS2 gene encoding leucine zipper putative tumor suppressor 2 isoform X2 → MEKILIRPTAFKPVLPKPRGAPSLPSFMGPRATGLSGSQGSLTQLFGGPASSSSSSSSSSAADKPLAFSGWASGCPSGTLSDSGRNSLSSLPTYSTGGAEPTTSSPGGHLPSHGSGRGALPGPARGVPTGPSHSDSGRSSSSKSTGSLGGRVAAGLLGSGTRASPDSSSCGERSPPPPPPPPSDEALLHCVLEGKLREREAELQQLRDSLDENEATMCQAYEERQRHWQREREALREDCAAQAQRAQRAQQLLQLQVFQLQQEKRQLQDDFAQLLQEREQLERRCATLEREQRELGPRLEETKWEVCQKSGEISLLKQQLKESQAELVQKGSELVALRVALREARATLRVSEGRARGLQEAARARELELEACSQELQRHRQEAERLREKAGQLDAEAAGLREPAVPPATADPFLLAESDEAKVQRAAAGVGGSLRAQVERLRVELQRERRRGEEQRDSFEGERLAWQAEKEQVIRYQKQLQHNYIQMYRRNRQLEQELQQLSLELEARELAELGLAEQAPCICLEEITATEI, encoded by the exons ATGGAGAAGATCCTGATCCGCCCAACAGCCTTCAAGCCAGTGCTGCCCAAACCTCGAGGGGCTCCGTCCCTGCCTAGCTTCATGGGTCCTCGGGCCACCGggctgtctgggagccagggcaGCCTGACACAGCTGTTTGGgggccctgcctcctcctcctcttcttcctcctcctcttcagctGCTGACAAACCCCTGGCATTTAGTGGCTGGGCCAGTGGCTGCCCATCAGGGACGCTATCCGACTCTGGCCGAAACTCACTGTCCAGCCTGCCCACCTACAGCACCGGAGGTGCCGAGCCAACCACCAGCTCCCCAGGCGGGCACCTGCCTTCCCATGGCTCTGGGCGAGGGGCACTGCCTGGGCCAGCCCGAGGGGTCCCTACTGGGCCCTCCCACTCAGACAGTGGCCGGTCCTCCTCCAGCAAGAGCACAGGCTCCCTGGGGGGCCGTGTGGCTGCCGGGCTTTTGGGCAGTGGTACCCGGGCCTCCCCTGACAGCAGCTCCTGTGGGGAGCGCTCACCACCACCCCCGCCTCCACCTCCTTCCGACGAGGCCCTGCTGCACTGTGTCCTGGAAGGAAAGCTCCGAGAGCGGGAGGCAGAGCTTCAGCAGCTGCGGGACAGTCTGGACGAGAATGAGgctaccatgtgccag GCATACGAGGAGCGGCAGCGGCACTGGCAGCGAGAGCGCGAGGCCCTGCGAGAGGACTGTGCAGCCCAGGCACAGCGGGCACAGCGGGCCCAAcagctgctgcagctgcaggTGTTCCAGCTGCAGCAGGAGAAGCGGCAATTGCAGGATGACTTTGCACAGCTGCTGCAGGAGCGTGAACAGCTGGAGCGGCGCTGCGCCACCTTGGAGCGGGAGCAGCGGGAGCTCGGGCCAAGGCTTGAGGAGACCAAGTGGGAG GTGTGCCAGAAATCAGGCGAGATCTCCCTGCTGAAGCAGCAGCTGAAGGAGTCTCAGGCAGAGCTGGTGCAGAAGGGCAGCGAGCTGGTGGCCCTGCGGGTGGCACTGCGGGAGGCCCGTGCTACCCTGCGGGTCAGTGAGGGCCGTGCGCGGGGTCTACAGGAGGCCGCCCGAGCTCGGGAGCTGGAGCTGGAAGCCTGTTCCCAGGAGCTGCAGCGACACCGCCAGGAAGCCGAGCGGCTGCGGGAGAAAGCTGGGCAGTTGGATGCTGAGGCGGCTGGACTCCGGGAGCCCGCTGTGCCACCTGCCACCGCTGACCCATTCCTCCTGGCAGAGAGTGATGAGGCCAAAGTGCAGCGGGCAGCAGCCGGGGTTGGGGGCAGCTTGCGGGCCCAGGTGGAGCGATTGCGGGTGGAGCTGCAGCGGGAGCGGCGGCGGGGTGAGGAGCAGCGGGACAGCTTTGAAGGGGAGCGGCTGGCCTGGCAGGCAGAGAAGGAGCAGGTGATCCGCTACCAGAAGCAGCTGCAGCACAACTACATCCAGATGTACCGGCGCAACCGGCAGCTAGAGCAGGAGCTGCAGCAGCTCAGCCTGGAGCTGGAGGCCCGGGAGCTTGCGGAGCTGGGCCTGGCTGAGCAGGCCCCCTGCATCTGCCTGGAGGAGATCACTGCTACTGAGATCTAG